From Petrotoga sp. 9PW.55.5.1, the proteins below share one genomic window:
- the rpiB gene encoding ribose 5-phosphate isomerase B yields the protein MKIAIASDHAAYKMKEAIKKYLKSKNIDFIDLGTDSEESVDYPDYAKILGEKVAKKEVDFGIGLCGTGIGMSISVNKVKGIRGALCLYPSMAEYARKHNDANVLVLAGRLMGPDLAIWTVDKFLSTEFEGGRHKTRVEKIERI from the coding sequence GTGAAAATAGCGATTGCTTCTGATCATGCAGCATATAAAATGAAGGAAGCTATTAAAAAGTATTTGAAAAGTAAAAATATAGATTTTATAGATTTAGGAACTGATTCTGAAGAGAGCGTAGATTATCCTGATTATGCAAAAATATTAGGAGAAAAAGTTGCTAAAAAAGAAGTTGATTTCGGTATTGGGTTGTGTGGAACTGGCATTGGTATGTCCATATCTGTAAATAAAGTTAAAGGTATTCGTGGTGCATTGTGTCTTTATCCTTCTATGGCAGAATATGCGCGTAAACATAACGATGCAAATGTATTAGTTTTAGCAGGAAGACTTATGGGGCCAGACTTAGCAATTTGGACGGTTGATAAGTTTTTATCAACGGAGTTTGAAGGCGGGAGACACAAAACCCGGGTTGAAAAAATAGAGAGAATTTAA